The Coprobacillus cateniformis DNA window ATGAGGTAAATGCATAGACCTCTCCAGAAGATAATTCAAAATTCAATGTGTAATTACATAATGTATAAACATAATATGCAATAACTAAGAGTGTAGCTATGATAACTAACCATCCAATTGCTGAAAATGGCGTACTCAGCACCGCCACACCTATTAACAATGCAATAACTAAATTCAATATTGGAATATCTACCTCTGGTCTTCCATGCCATATACGTGTAATATTTCTAATTTGAATAAAACTGTCTTTTGAAATAATAACTCTATTGGCTATTACTAGTGATTCTTGTCTAAAAATCTTAAGCTTCTTCATTTTTTTCTTCCCCCATATTCTCTAAAGATGTAAAGATTACCTCTAAATCATCATCTTGCTCATTTTGTTTCTCAATAATATCTAATAACTCTGTATACATTGTCATAGCTTGAATATGATCCTCAAACACAAAAGAATACTCTTTTCCTGATGTAAGTTTCATATAAATTGCTTTTGTACGATACCTGATCAAACCTATAACAAATAGAACAATAGCTCCAATTAATAATATACAACCAACTAATTTGAATTCATTCGATGTTTGTAATATATATCCTACAATGGCAGCACCAGCATATTTATACAAAGACGATAAAATCTCATATTGATATCCATAATGTATTTTATTGATATTTTTAATTTGAATAGTAAATGCTTCACCTACTATTAAAGTCCCTTCTATCCTCAATTCATTTTCATAAAAGTAATGACCAATAACTTGAGCTAATTTTTGATATCCTATTTGTACGATATGTTGTATTTTGTGATATGTTTTTTTAAATCCAAATCTCCATAGACAACCAATAATGATTGCAATAATGAGGAACAATGCAACAAACGTTATGAAACGATATGAAGTATACGTTGTATTTAAACTGATATTAAAATAACCATCATTTAATTCTTGAACAGTTAGAGGCATTTCAGTGTTTTGATGAATTGTTTCTCCTTCAGCCAAAGAAACTCCATCTACATCTACAACTATTTCAACAGGATGAATTTTTTCAAGTCCAAATAATGAGTGAAAATTGAGTTGTAAATTTAATGTTTGTTGATAATCATCTTTTATAAACGAACTCTTTTCAACACTTTTTGAATTACCATAACCAAAGCCCTCACCAAATACTGAATTGAATGTCATAAGTGAGTCTTCATGCGATAAATCAATATTGCTCATTTGAATATCATATTTCATACAAGAGATATCATTATAAACAACTTCCTCATATTGAAGATTAACGTTTCTCTCTTTCATAAATGATGATAAATTTTCTGTAAATTCTCCAACTTTATCCTTTGCAATAATAAGACTCATATAGAAATTGATTTGATTTTCTTTTTTAATAATGATTTTTACATTATTCTGAGTAATTGGAATAATTGATTTGCCTTCATATTCTTGCTGATAAGAATATGAATTATATTTTTGACCATCAAAAAGAAATTGATAATTTTGATTATGTATTAATGAATCCTTATGCTCAGAATCTATACTTCCTGAATTCAATAATGCCTCTTTTAGCCAATTTAATAAATGAGATAAATCATCTTCAAACTTAATATTCTGATATGTCTGAAATGGTGATTCTTTTGAATATTCTCCAATATCAAACGTACTAGATGATGTTTCACCTGTTATTGATTTGTATTGTGACAAATAATCATCATAACTTATAAAGGTGAATGTAAATATAAATTTATTTTCATTATCTTTATCTACATCAAATTCAAGATTATCAGGTTTTTCTTTTTGCATTATAGATACAAGTTCATCTCTTCCACCTTTTATGTATTTATAATCAGATTCATCAACCTCTAACGAAGTTCTTATCTGAATTGATTTTGCCTCTGTATTCACATCTATCCGATAGTCAACATTTGCCCCACATCCGACTAAAAGAAGTAGAATGAGTACAAGAATAGCATACTTTATCTTCTTCATAAATCCCCCTTTACTAACCCTAAATAATATTTGAACCTATAATAAAATAACATAATTCTACAATTTATTTCAATATAATATTTTCACTTCTACATTATCGTTATAATTGATGTCATAAACGTATATAAACATCCTCTTTTAACCTATTTAATGATTGCCCCAATCTTAAAATTCAATAAAAAATATAACACTTACCAATATAATCAGTAAGTGTTAAAGATATATACTATTCTTCTAACAATCTTAAATAATGATTAGCTTCCCTCAAAACATGGTCAGCTAATAAAGGTACAATTATAGAACGTATTTCACAACTTAAAATACCTTTTGTTCCTGCTGTTTTGAATTCTTTCAGTTTCTTTGTTTCATCATATGGATTACATTCTCCATTGACAATAGCTAAGTCACTCTTCATTGCTGCACATTCTAGTAACTCTTGGTATTCTTTCACAAAATGATTTGAAGTCCTAATCAAGTCTGCTTCAGTAGGATCTAATAATCCTCTTATAAACAGCGCATGTTCCATCATAATCTGATTCCAGAATATCTCTATTTCTTTCATCGTTTGAATATCATCATTCACACCAATTTCATAATTGCACAAATAACAATGATATAACTTCGCTTCACGTAAAATATGTTCTAAAAGCAATGGGTAATTCATTGTGAACATAGCACATGATTCTACGTTTGCTATAATCGTTTCTTTAAACTGAATAAACTGTTCCAATAAAGCAAGAACTGCCTGATTCAATTGAGATATCTGAGAGACGATATCACAACATTGTGAGAGTTCCTGATGAGGATATAACTGGTATTCTTTTTGTGTAATATCTGTGTCAATATCTATACCAGTAAGGCACATTGTTTGTCTCTCAGCGTTCAATGTAAATTCAGTGACAATCTCACCTGAATTCAAAACATTTGAACGTATCATACCTTGACTTAAGTTAATTGTACAATTCAGTAAAATTTCAAATTCTTCTTTAAAACATTCTGCCTGTTGTGCAAAATCACCATTTGCTTTGGTAAATCCCGCTTCTAAAAATAATGCATGCTCTTTCATAATTCTTAAAAAAAATAAATTTAATTCTAAAGACGAAGTACAATATTTTAAATTATCTTCCACATTTTTTCCTCCTACCAAGACTAATATATTGATAGAATATAAAAATATGTTGATTGATTCATAAGTTTTAAATATATGATACAAATCAATACTTATATATCAAAAACATAAGAGTATTTACCCTTATGTACTTGTTAAAATATCTTGAATTTGATATAACAGTTCACTTGCATCCATAGAACTATAGAGCAACAATAGAAGTCATATCTAATGTTTTTTCTTAAAGATACTCACAAAAGAGAAAGGTGATTTTCAACAGCTTTCTTTGGTATATTTGCAATTCTTCATTCTTTAAGCGGTTTTTCAATGAAAATAAAAATTGCATATCATTACAATAATAAACCTATCAATTGGTTTGGTCATCCTATTAATCTAATTTTACTTATGACTTTTCAAGATTATCATAAGAATTTCTCTAA harbors:
- a CDS encoding DUF2935 domain-containing protein codes for the protein MEDNLKYCTSSLELNLFFLRIMKEHALFLEAGFTKANGDFAQQAECFKEEFEILLNCTINLSQGMIRSNVLNSGEIVTEFTLNAERQTMCLTGIDIDTDITQKEYQLYPHQELSQCCDIVSQISQLNQAVLALLEQFIQFKETIIANVESCAMFTMNYPLLLEHILREAKLYHCYLCNYEIGVNDDIQTMKEIEIFWNQIMMEHALFIRGLLDPTEADLIRTSNHFVKEYQELLECAAMKSDLAIVNGECNPYDETKKLKEFKTAGTKGILSCEIRSIIVPLLADHVLREANHYLRLLEE